The genomic stretch TCCGGGTGGCCAGGATGCCCACCCCACTCATATTGATCCAATCTTGATACTATAGTCACTCAACTTATATAAAAAAACTACTCGCTCAATACCAGCTAGTTGAATTGCATCAAGACAGTGACATCCACCCTGCGATCGCCCCAATCAATCCAACTCTGGCGGGTGCTCACCCAACTTAACCCACATTGCCCTTGCCCGAACTAACGCCGGACGATTGATCTGTAATGCCGAGATTGTAGCTCGACCAACCGCTGTTAGTCCCCTCATTTCCGTCCCACTCTCACTCCAGGCAAAATGTTCTGTCCAAACTTGCTCCTGGGGATTAAACAACGCAACCACTTCGCCGCTTTCTAGATCGATGGCAGTCTGGCGATCGCCTTTATGGCGATTACAAGATGGACAGGCAAAACAAAGATTCTCAAACACCGTCTCCCCACCAGCCTTAAGAGGCCGAATATGCTCAAATTCAAACGTCATCGCCGTTAGAAACTCTGCTGTCCGACAATAGGCACAGCACTCACCAAAGCGATTACGAATTTGTCGCTGTAACTCAATCCGAATGTAAACACTCACCCTGCTGTTGTCCCATTTTCTAAGCACTTCAGTGTATATCTGGCGCGAGTTTTGAGAATTGTTAATTGATCCGCCTTCCCCAACAAGTCATCTAACTCAGCCACCTCATCGGTGCCGAGCAATGATTCTACATTTCTGGCCACTAAATCATCCAAGCGAGTTTGATCTGCCACAGCCAATTTACAACTTGCCAGTGCGTTTAACTCATCTACACTCAAACCAACT from Moorena sp. SIOASIH encodes the following:
- a CDS encoding HNH endonuclease signature motif containing protein yields the protein MSVYIRIELQRQIRNRFGECCAYCRTAEFLTAMTFEFEHIRPLKAGGETVFENLCFACPSCNRHKGDRQTAIDLESGEVVALFNPQEQVWTEHFAWSESGTEMRGLTAVGRATISALQINRPALVRARAMWVKLGEHPPELD